One stretch of candidate division WOR-3 bacterium DNA includes these proteins:
- a CDS encoding response regulator, translating to MERRHILVVEDERPTLTLIEKILVSAGYRFTGVLDGMSALNAARTDPPDLVLLDLIIPGVDGYGVCALLKRDLDFHAPIVVLSGRTSEKDVKAALDAGADAFLPKPLDRKLLLAKVAELLAARSPAARLQSP from the coding sequence ATGGAACGCAGGCACATCCTGGTGGTGGAAGACGAAAGGCCGACCCTGACCCTGATCGAGAAGATACTGGTCAGCGCCGGCTACCGCTTCACCGGGGTCCTGGATGGAATGTCCGCGCTCAACGCCGCCCGCACCGACCCGCCCGACCTGGTGCTTCTGGACTTGATCATCCCGGGAGTCGACGGGTACGGTGTCTGCGCCCTGCTCAAACGGGACCTCGACTTCCACGCGCCCATCGTCGTCCTCTCCGGCCGTACCAGCGAGAAAGATGTCAAGGCGGCGCTCGATGCCGGTGCCGATGCTTTTCTGCCCAAACCGTTGGACCGCAAGCTCCTGCTCGCCAAGGTCGCCGAGCTCCTCGCCGCCCGATCGCCTGCCGCAAGGTTGCAGTCACCATGA
- a CDS encoding response regulator gives MNEKTILVIDDDLGFRLMLRKLLESAGYQVIVGEEGQSGLEAAWDHKPDLIISDMDMPINNGYKTIEMFRNDPDVQAPLIIVSGVVDIRDTKLMLDAGASAFFRKPVDQAALLARVSELLS, from the coding sequence ATGAACGAGAAGACGATACTGGTGATTGACGACGACCTCGGCTTTCGGCTGATGCTGCGGAAGCTGCTGGAATCGGCCGGCTACCAGGTCATAGTCGGCGAGGAGGGGCAGTCCGGGCTTGAGGCGGCGTGGGACCACAAACCCGACCTCATCATCTCAGACATGGACATGCCGATCAACAACGGGTACAAGACGATCGAGATGTTCCGCAACGACCCGGACGTACAGGCGCCCTTGATTATCGTATCCGGCGTTGTCGACATCCGGGATACGAAACTCATGCTTGATGCGGGCGCGAGCGCCTTCTTCCGGAAGCCGGTCGACCAGGCCGCGCTGCTCGCCAGAGTTTCGGAACTGCTGAGTTAG
- a CDS encoding DUF2752 domain-containing protein, whose amino-acid sequence MRHLVAGGRHSDSHGWFEGREGEEATQEVVSGSRRSQESEVRVQKAELRFSRPGIFWQAVLLLSAVIALVTVPPALVERLPSVCLNRHIFGFCPACGSLRALVHLFHGALGPALRHNPNCLLTGPVLLALLFARLRRAALPGR is encoded by the coding sequence GTGCGGCATCTGGTGGCTGGTGGACGTCATTCTGATAGCCACGGATGGTTTGAAGGACGCGAAGGGGAAGAAGCTACACAGGAAGTAGTGTCCGGGAGCAGACGAAGTCAGGAATCAGAGGTCCGAGTGCAGAAGGCAGAACTGCGGTTTTCCAGACCGGGAATCTTCTGGCAGGCGGTCTTGCTGCTGTCGGCGGTCATCGCCCTGGTCACAGTGCCGCCAGCGTTGGTAGAGCGGCTGCCGTCGGTTTGCCTGAACCGGCACATCTTCGGATTCTGTCCTGCCTGCGGCAGCCTGCGGGCACTGGTCCATTTGTTCCACGGCGCGCTGGGGCCGGCGCTCAGGCACAACCCGAACTGCCTGCTCACCGGGCCGGTCCTTCTCGCCCTCCTGTTCGCTCGCCTCCGGCGCGCAGCGTTGCCAGGCCGCTAA
- a CDS encoding magnesium transporter CorA family protein → MLKTYAIHDSRVVETPGGPISVYLAPDEAERRFLVESCRIDEHTLASALDPDELARLEFEPDHVAVIFKRPRNYSGQDGVLFKVASCGVFLFRDRLIVVQAEDLPLFEGKLFLRIATLPEILLKLINRSIFHFLEHLKIINTISSELEQKINQAMENRQLINLFGLEKSLVYYVASLNSNGTVIDKLKLNTTKIGFSPEEGEFLDDITIENSQCSKQAEIYSNILAGLMDARVSIVSNNLNLLIKTLNIITIAIMVPTLVVSIFSMNVKLPIAENHPLAFWAIMGMAGAALAVFMYAWWRKKW, encoded by the coding sequence ATGCTGAAAACCTACGCCATCCATGACAGCCGAGTCGTCGAAACCCCGGGCGGGCCGATATCGGTGTATCTCGCGCCGGACGAGGCCGAGCGGAGGTTCCTGGTCGAGTCCTGCCGGATTGACGAACACACGCTCGCCTCGGCGCTCGACCCGGACGAACTCGCCCGGCTCGAGTTTGAACCCGATCACGTTGCCGTCATATTCAAGCGGCCGCGCAACTACTCGGGTCAGGACGGCGTGCTCTTCAAGGTCGCGTCCTGCGGCGTCTTTCTCTTCCGCGACCGGCTGATTGTCGTCCAGGCCGAGGACCTGCCGTTGTTTGAAGGCAAGCTCTTTCTGCGGATCGCGACCCTGCCGGAGATCCTGCTCAAGCTGATCAACCGTTCCATCTTCCACTTCCTGGAGCACCTGAAGATCATCAACACCATCTCGAGCGAACTCGAGCAGAAGATCAACCAGGCGATGGAGAACCGCCAGCTCATCAACCTCTTCGGACTGGAGAAGAGCCTCGTCTACTACGTGGCCTCACTCAATTCGAACGGCACGGTAATCGACAAGCTGAAGCTGAATACCACCAAGATCGGGTTCAGCCCCGAGGAGGGGGAATTCCTCGACGACATCACCATTGAGAACTCTCAGTGCAGCAAGCAGGCGGAGATCTATTCCAACATCCTGGCCGGCCTGATGGACGCGCGCGTTTCCATCGTCAGCAACAACCTGAACCTGCTCATCAAGACCCTGAATATCATCACCATCGCCATCATGGTGCCGACGCTGGTAGTCTCAATCTTCTCCATGAACGTCAAGCTGCCCATCGCCGAGAACCATCCGCTGGCGTTCTGGGCCATCATGGGAATGGCCGGTGCAGCGCTCGCGGTCTTCATGTACGCCTGGTGGCGCAAGAAGTGGTAG
- a CDS encoding TM2 domain-containing protein: protein MTCEKCGKELPEGTTTCPGCAVNPAPQPVTAPVVADDSKDWLTALLLSIFLGQLGVDRFYMGYIGLGVLKLLTGGGCGIWWLVDVILIATDGLKDAKGKKLHRK, encoded by the coding sequence ATGACTTGTGAGAAGTGCGGCAAAGAGCTTCCGGAAGGCACGACAACCTGCCCGGGTTGCGCCGTGAACCCGGCACCACAGCCCGTGACGGCACCGGTCGTGGCCGACGACAGCAAAGACTGGCTTACTGCCCTGCTGCTGTCGATATTCCTCGGACAGCTCGGCGTGGACCGGTTCTACATGGGGTACATCGGCCTGGGCGTCCTGAAGTTGCTGACCGGCGGCGGGTGCGGCATCTGGTGGCTGGTGGACGTCATTCTGATAGCCACGGATGGTTTGAAGGACGCGAAGGGGAAGAAGCTACACAGGAAGTAG
- a CDS encoding flavin reductase family protein, with protein MASEFVRTDPYKLKDNVFKLIDLDWMLVTAGTPRRWNTMTASWGGLGVLWNRPVSFVFVRPTRYTYEFMEEHERFTLSFFPKTYRKALVFCGSKSGRDYDKAKETGLEPVSPFKDTVAFRQARLVLVCRKLYTTDIDPQRFLDPQTDIHYPKKDYHRVYIGEITRSLVKVGK; from the coding sequence ATGGCCAGCGAGTTCGTAAGGACCGACCCGTACAAGTTGAAGGACAATGTCTTCAAGCTGATTGACCTGGACTGGATGCTGGTGACCGCGGGCACGCCCCGGCGCTGGAACACGATGACCGCAAGCTGGGGCGGGCTGGGCGTCCTCTGGAACCGCCCGGTGTCGTTCGTCTTTGTCCGACCGACGCGTTACACCTATGAGTTCATGGAAGAACACGAACGTTTCACGCTCTCGTTCTTCCCCAAGACGTACCGAAAGGCGCTCGTCTTCTGCGGCTCGAAGTCGGGCCGCGACTACGACAAGGCAAAGGAAACCGGGCTCGAGCCGGTGTCACCGTTCAAGGACACCGTTGCCTTCCGCCAGGCGCGGCTCGTCCTCGTCTGCCGGAAGCTCTACACGACGGACATCGACCCGCAGCGGTTCCTCGACCCGCAGACGGACATCCACTACCCGAAGAAGGACTACCACCGCGTCTACATCGGCGAGATTACCCGCTCCCTCGTCAAGGTGGGGAAGTGA
- a CDS encoding RNA polymerase sigma factor — MACPLHEEVRSMAATPRELGIRERVLEELSREYDSLRRRVVSYLCRKFRLDLVKAQDQADEAMEQAVAHADQYDEARPLLAWLCGIAHHLHVDHLKSAEYRSATANTDDLEDLLAGPKNREPVETYRLKRLADVFQKAFGQLPTLQSRAMEVRYVFGYERKDAAKTLNVTVRQLDEAVRRAKLSLRKNHELWEEYHGCDHPTGGAETHQEGTRRNERVLRRASSRKCP, encoded by the coding sequence ATGGCCTGCCCTCTACATGAGGAGGTGCGTTCTATGGCAGCAACGCCAAGAGAACTCGGCATCCGTGAAAGGGTGCTGGAGGAACTGAGTCGTGAGTACGACTCTCTACGAAGAAGGGTCGTATCATATCTATGCCGCAAGTTCAGACTGGACCTAGTCAAGGCCCAAGATCAGGCGGACGAGGCCATGGAGCAAGCTGTGGCACACGCGGACCAGTACGACGAAGCCAGACCTCTGCTTGCATGGCTGTGTGGGATAGCCCATCATCTTCATGTCGATCATCTAAAGTCAGCCGAGTACCGCAGCGCGACCGCGAACACGGACGACTTGGAGGATCTGCTCGCAGGACCCAAGAACAGAGAGCCCGTAGAAACCTACCGATTGAAGCGGCTTGCGGATGTGTTTCAGAAGGCATTCGGTCAACTGCCCACACTTCAGAGTCGCGCCATGGAGGTCCGATATGTGTTTGGCTACGAGCGCAAAGATGCGGCCAAGACCTTGAATGTCACCGTGCGCCAACTGGACGAGGCCGTGCGTCGGGCCAAGCTCTCTCTGCGAAAGAACCACGAACTGTGGGAGGAGTACCATGGGTGTGACCACCCGACCGGTGGCGCGGAGACCCACCAGGAAGGAACTCGCCGCAATGAACGAGTTCTGCGACGCGCATCAAGCAGGAAATGCCCTTGA
- a CDS encoding NgoFVII family restriction endonuclease: MPRIFDNIEQPLVTALCDTLAVSERADFCVGYFNLRGWKQIDRCIERWSGGEGHCCRLLVGMPQHENEELRAALSLVGRNGLLDNRTAQRLRKVLAQEFRDQLAVGAPTNADEAGLRRLAGQIRAKKVVVKLFLANPLHAKLYLLFRPDPVNPRVGFLGSSNLTMAGLSKQGELNVDVMEHDATAKLAQWFSDRWNDHWCIDISSELLEIIELSWAREDSIPPYNIYLKMAYHLSEEARVGLRDFRLPKIFGDKLFAFQVAAVKIAAHHLNKRRGVVIADVVGLGKTLMASAVARIFQEDPYNLETLIICPKNLERMWESYREDYGLIGKVLPLSVAIKKLPDTKRYRLVVIDESHNLRSGEGKTFGAVRDYIERNDSRVVLLTATPYNKSFDDLYSQLRLFVAPEKDIGIRPEEYIRQIGEPEFAHRHQCPPRSLEAFSYSHEADDWRELMRLYMVRRTRSFIKDNYAQTDSETGRKYLSLEDGSKAPFPTRVPKTLKFPVTDKNSGDQYARMFSDDVVDTINHLFLPRYGLGNYLKPDPHKPPTPAEAKVIDDLSRAGKRLMGFCRTGMFKRLESSGASFELSVRRHILRNYVYLHAIANGLDLPIGTQDSDLLDTRKNDADGEVLEIDENDNGRSPDSAGDEAATLTSEADYRKQAASVYGEYQIRGGRRFRWLRPSLFGKTLAEDVKADADALMGVLKRCGKWDPTHDAKLARLEQLLKKDHPTEKVLVFSQFADTVDYVTRELSARGIKALAGATGQSDDPTALAWRFSPVSNDRRDNVAPSDELRVLIATDVLSEGQNLQDCHVVVNFDLPWAIIRLVQRAGRVDRIGQHAETIPCCSFLPADGVEKILRLRARVRQRLDENREVVGTDEAFFDDDKDDQSVRDLFTEKAGIYDDEKDSEVDLASQAFQIWQNAIKQDPKLEKLVTELPPVVFSAKAHDKSQGGPAGVLVYMKTEDDYDALAWMNQTGDSASESQHVILKAAQCPPQEPALLRAENHHELVRKGVELLMKEERTAGGQLGKPSSARHRTYDRLTRYAAGVKGTLLHTEALARTIDAIMHYPLRQAAIDALNRLLRIDAPDEDMAKLAVSLWEQDKLCLVPQDGEPVEPRIICSLGLRPKA; this comes from the coding sequence ATGCCTCGCATCTTCGACAACATCGAGCAGCCGCTTGTAACCGCCCTGTGCGACACTCTGGCCGTCTCCGAACGCGCTGACTTCTGCGTCGGCTACTTCAACCTTCGGGGATGGAAGCAGATTGATCGCTGCATTGAGCGATGGTCCGGTGGCGAGGGTCATTGCTGTCGCCTTCTCGTGGGCATGCCCCAACACGAGAACGAGGAGTTGCGTGCTGCGCTGAGCCTTGTGGGCCGCAACGGGCTGCTCGACAATCGGACCGCGCAGCGCCTGCGCAAGGTTCTTGCCCAGGAGTTCCGTGACCAGCTAGCCGTCGGTGCGCCCACCAACGCAGATGAGGCGGGGCTACGCCGTCTGGCAGGTCAGATTCGGGCCAAGAAGGTCGTGGTCAAGCTGTTCCTCGCCAATCCGCTTCACGCCAAGCTGTACTTATTGTTCCGACCTGACCCCGTGAACCCGCGCGTCGGTTTCCTTGGTAGCAGCAACCTGACAATGGCCGGGCTGTCGAAGCAGGGCGAACTGAATGTAGACGTCATGGAGCATGACGCCACGGCCAAACTCGCCCAGTGGTTCAGTGACCGCTGGAACGACCATTGGTGCATCGACATATCCAGCGAACTTCTCGAGATCATCGAGCTGAGCTGGGCGCGCGAGGATTCGATACCACCGTACAACATCTACCTGAAGATGGCGTACCATCTCTCAGAAGAGGCGCGCGTCGGACTTCGCGACTTCCGGCTGCCGAAGATATTCGGTGACAAGCTCTTTGCCTTCCAGGTTGCCGCCGTGAAGATCGCGGCCCATCACCTGAACAAGCGCCGCGGCGTGGTAATCGCAGACGTGGTCGGACTTGGCAAGACCCTGATGGCGTCGGCTGTCGCGCGCATCTTCCAAGAGGACCCATACAACCTCGAAACGCTCATCATCTGCCCCAAGAACCTGGAACGAATGTGGGAAAGCTACCGCGAGGATTACGGCCTCATCGGCAAGGTTCTGCCGCTCAGCGTTGCCATCAAGAAGTTGCCCGACACCAAACGCTATCGGCTGGTCGTCATCGACGAGAGCCACAACCTACGCAGCGGTGAAGGCAAGACCTTCGGGGCGGTTCGCGACTACATCGAGCGCAACGACAGCCGGGTCGTGCTCCTGACCGCCACGCCTTACAACAAATCCTTTGACGACCTATACAGCCAGCTTCGGCTCTTCGTCGCGCCCGAGAAGGACATCGGCATCCGTCCGGAGGAGTACATTCGTCAGATCGGGGAGCCCGAGTTCGCTCACCGGCACCAGTGCCCGCCGCGGTCGCTTGAGGCGTTCTCGTACAGCCACGAGGCCGACGACTGGCGTGAACTGATGCGCCTCTACATGGTCAGGCGCACGCGCAGTTTCATCAAGGACAACTACGCGCAGACTGACTCAGAGACTGGCCGCAAGTATCTATCCCTCGAAGACGGATCGAAGGCCCCGTTTCCGACGCGCGTGCCAAAGACGCTCAAGTTCCCGGTCACCGACAAGAACTCAGGCGACCAGTATGCACGGATGTTCTCCGACGACGTCGTAGACACCATCAACCATTTGTTCCTGCCCCGCTACGGCCTTGGTAACTACCTGAAGCCCGACCCGCACAAGCCGCCGACCCCGGCCGAAGCGAAGGTCATAGACGATTTGAGTCGGGCCGGCAAGCGGCTCATGGGCTTCTGCCGGACCGGAATGTTCAAGCGGCTGGAATCGAGTGGCGCGTCATTTGAGCTTTCGGTCCGGCGCCACATTCTGCGTAACTACGTCTACCTGCACGCCATCGCCAATGGGCTCGACCTGCCCATCGGCACGCAGGATTCAGACCTGCTCGATACCAGAAAGAACGACGCAGATGGGGAAGTTCTGGAAATCGATGAGAACGATAATGGGCGGTCACCAGACAGCGCTGGCGACGAGGCCGCGACGCTCACAAGCGAAGCTGACTATCGGAAGCAAGCGGCTTCTGTGTACGGCGAATACCAGATTCGCGGCGGCAGGCGGTTCCGCTGGCTTCGTCCTTCCCTCTTCGGCAAGACGCTCGCGGAGGACGTGAAGGCGGATGCCGACGCACTCATGGGCGTGCTGAAGCGTTGCGGCAAATGGGACCCGACCCACGACGCCAAACTGGCCCGTCTGGAGCAACTACTAAAGAAAGACCATCCTACGGAGAAGGTTCTCGTTTTCTCGCAGTTCGCCGACACGGTGGATTACGTCACCCGGGAACTCTCTGCGCGCGGAATCAAGGCACTCGCAGGGGCTACAGGCCAATCCGACGACCCGACTGCGTTGGCATGGCGCTTCAGTCCGGTGAGCAACGATAGACGAGACAACGTCGCGCCCTCCGACGAACTCCGCGTCCTCATCGCTACCGACGTTCTGTCCGAGGGCCAGAACCTTCAGGACTGCCATGTCGTTGTGAACTTCGACCTCCCATGGGCCATCATCAGACTGGTCCAGCGGGCGGGCCGCGTTGACCGCATCGGCCAGCACGCAGAGACGATCCCCTGTTGTTCCTTCCTTCCTGCCGACGGCGTTGAGAAGATCCTCCGGCTGCGGGCCAGGGTCCGCCAGCGTCTGGACGAGAACCGCGAGGTCGTAGGCACTGATGAAGCATTCTTCGATGACGACAAGGATGACCAGTCGGTTCGCGACCTGTTTACCGAGAAGGCTGGCATCTACGACGACGAAAAGGACTCGGAAGTGGACTTGGCATCACAGGCGTTTCAGATCTGGCAGAACGCAATCAAGCAGGACCCCAAGCTTGAGAAGCTGGTGACAGAACTGCCGCCGGTTGTCTTCTCCGCCAAGGCCCATGACAAGTCGCAGGGCGGCCCAGCCGGGGTTCTGGTCTACATGAAGACCGAGGATGACTATGACGCGCTGGCCTGGATGAACCAGACCGGCGACAGCGCGTCCGAGTCCCAGCATGTCATCCTCAAGGCCGCGCAGTGTCCGCCTCAAGAGCCGGCCCTTCTTCGCGCCGAGAACCACCACGAACTGGTGCGCAAGGGCGTGGAGTTGCTGATGAAGGAAGAGCGCACCGCCGGCGGTCAACTCGGTAAGCCTTCAAGTGCTCGTCACCGTACCTATGACCGTCTGACCCGCTACGCGGCAGGAGTGAAGGGCACGCTGCTCCACACCGAAGCGCTGGCCCGGACGATCGACGCGATAATGCACTACCCATTGAGACAAGCTGCCATCGACGCGCTCAATCGACTGCTGCGCATCGACGCGCCGGACGAGGACATGGCGAAGCTCGCGGTGTCGCTCTGGGAACAGGACAAGCTCTGCCTGGTTCCTCAAGACGGCGAACCGGTTGAGCCGCGCATCATCTGCTCGCTCGGTCTAAGACCAAAGGCATAG